A genomic region of Chelmon rostratus isolate fCheRos1 chromosome 8, fCheRos1.pri, whole genome shotgun sequence contains the following coding sequences:
- the tnxba gene encoding tenascin: protein MLFTLGLLLLLTPFPSLQTTTNERRNSTGSEASKPNAVFTLSKPKTTVALAKQTARPTLKPNTVNQTVLPTPAATKSKPSAAVIQTTPPAVKATPVTGTVTNKDKHTASVNQTVLAKSPAASEVKPTKDKPAPTGAPNVQSASTKSASASGAKTTKDKLQPAANQTVTVKSPSTSDGKTAKDKPAPTVVQNVQSTSPKSAPASGAKTTKNKPTVSVNQTVVAKSPFVTDVKNSKDKPAPAVVQAVLSTPAKAAASGGSAADKEKVTSSANQTAVVKAPTTKEKPAPTQPIKVVISEGCDSSSTKEQELKLKPGAPLVMTHKISLLPGGCTGGCESEMAALKMRVARLEREMSSFKEQCPCSANCQNDCSGNGECQKGKCICQQGFMGPDCSKCAQGAECNKKAAKGKAKVTVETVTLQVNKDKENMQEKTTKAEHTLLQKKEQKKVSEAKETDTKPKVATNAKAGLVKTQSKQESSVKKITIKDSSSATKASRPTVAQVLLKHEGRKKEEARKGKTTVLTSKKVLQKTDLKLIKEGTASKTYPKSDQLKDEPQTNVTQSNLKKSNGTAKIVTILTKVMATNKTRAGKEILEQSTLAEKNVTQSSGHKRTKKVKAETVTVQSVDSRHTEAGKTGKEKVTQKSQYVVNATIASTSGDTRVLHNKTTVHGSGSSRRMGGSGLGSVKVMNISSYSFTVTWSAPQGMFKTFTVIRREPRSEGDEDYHEEFEEEDLEGDKASTAKNTTEVQVHSESTNATAASGKAVGSRGRAETKRISMVVPGNVRSVEFSNLRASTGYVLYIYGAASERRSKIHRVTAVTGPEPATEMVFSNVTESSLTVSWSKPKTTFAGFRVTYTNIITGEIRFVTVDSQQSQVVLSSLSAGSSYIITVTTTQGRAQSDALTAVITTVPAPPTHLQVVNVTDTRAVLQWTPSLGKVDRFIISYESSKTPNVTVTVMLSGNSVEHQLRGLQRGTLYTVKVLSQKDSLQSMAISTTFTTATVVKASEVGARYAVVAWKMSSVVYNSYRLIYQVAGEETKEVILDGSITEYKLTGLLSMSRYIVLVQGERDGHYTSVVTTEFITGKLRFPFPTECSQELLNGALESGEVDIYPQGKEGRAVRVYCDMETDGGGWTVFQRRMNGKTDFYRTWSEYSAGFGNLSEEFWLGNELLHNLTSVGPVSLRVDMRSGNDTAYAHYANFSIDSVERHFTLTVSGYTGTAGDSMRYHNGRPFSARDKDPDPLGIHCARAYMGGWWYKNCYKTNLNGLFGINSNNQGIVWIDWKGKDASIPFTEMKFRPSRFSPATHG from the exons atgctgtttactTTAGgacttctcctccttctcacccCATTTCCCTCCCTTCAAACCACGACCAATGAGAGGAGAAACTCGACAGGAAGCGAAGCGAGCAAACCCAATGCCGTTTTCACCCTGTCAAAACCAAAAACCACTGTTGCTCTCGCCAAACAGACCGCTCGCCCAACCCTAAAGCCAAACACAGTCAATCAGACAGTCTTACCCACTCCAGCAGCCACGAAAAGCAAGCCCAGCGCAGCAGTGATTCAAACCACTCCGCCAGCAGTAAAGGCTACTCCAGTCACTGGCACCGTCACCAACAAAGACAAGCACACAGCCTCAGTCAATCAAACTGTTTTAGCTAAATCCCCTGCAGCCAGTGAAGTGAAGCCTACCAAAGACAAGCCTGCCCCCACTGGAGCACCGAATGTACAATCAGCATCCACAAAGTCTGCTTCAGCCAGTGGTGCTAAAACCACCAAAGacaagctgcagcctgcagccaatcagaccGTTACAGTGAAATCTCCTTCAACCAGTGATGGGAAGACTGCCAAGGACAAGCCTGCCCCCACTGTAGTTCAAAATGTTCAGTCAACATCCCCAAAGTCTGCTCCTGCCAGTGGTGCTAAAACCACCAAAAACAAGCCCACAGTCTCCGTCAATCAGACTGTTGTAGCTAAATCTCCCTTCGTCACTGATGTGAAGAACTCCAAAGACAAGCCTGCCCCCGCAGTAGTTCAAGCTGTTCTGTCAACACCAGCGAAGGCGGCTGCATCTGGTGGCTCTGCAGCCGACAAAGAGAAGGTCACATCCTCTGCCAATCAGACCGCTGTGGTCAAAGCTCCCACCACCAAAGAAAAGCCTGCCCCAACACAACCAATCAAAGTGGTCATCAGTGAAGGCTGCGACTCCAGCAGCACCAAGGAGCaggagctgaagctgaagcctGGCGCTCCTCTGGTGATGACGCATAAGATCAGCTTGTTGCCCGGTGGTTGCACTGGGGGATGTGAGTCTGAGATGGCGGCGCTGAAAATGCGTGTGGCCCGACTGGAAAGAGAAATGTCCTCCTTCAAAGAGCAAT GTCCATGTTCTGCAAATTGTCAAAATGACTGTAGTGGCAATGGGGAATGTCAGAAGGGGAAATGCATCTGCCAGCAGGGATTCATGGGTCCAGACTGCAGTAAGTGTGCACAGGGAGCCGAGTGCAACAAAA AAGCTGCCAAAGGAAAGGCCAAGGTAACAGTGGAAACAGTTACCCTGCAGGTGAACAAAGACAAGGAGAACATGCAGGAGAAAACCACCAAGGCAGAGCACACCCTCCTCCAGAAGAAGGAGCAGAAGAAGGTGTCTGAAGccaaagagacagacaccaaACCCAAAGTGGCTACAAATGCTAAAGCAGGTCTTGttaaaacacaatcaaaacaaGAATCTTCTGTCAAGAAAATAACTATTAAAGACTCTTCAAGTGCCACAAAGGCCAGTCGCCCAACTGTTGCTCAAGTTCTGTTGAAGCAtgagggaagaaagaaagaagaggccCGCAAAGGCAAAACAACAGTCTTGACCTCTAAAAAGGTCCTCCAAAAAACTGACCTCAAGCTAATTAAGGAAGGAACTGCCAGTAAAACATATCCTAAatctgaccaactgaaagaTGAACCTCAAACCAATGTAACTCAGAGTAACCTGAAGAAATCTAATGGCACGGCTAAAATTGTGACCATTCTGACCAAGGTCATGGCAACCAACAAAACCAGAGCGGGGAAGGAGATCCTGGAGCAGTCCACACTGGCTGAGAAGAATGTTACTCAATCATCTGGACATAAACGCACCAAGAAGGTCAAAGCAGAGACTGTAACTGTGCAATCTGttgacagcagacacactgaagCTGGCAAGACTGGAAAAGAGAAAGTTACACAGAAGAGTCAGTATGTTGTGAATGCAACCATTGCGTCAACTTCAGGAGACACTCGAGTTCTGCACAACAAGACAACAGTCCACGGCTCTGGGAGCTCAAGGAGGATGGGAGGATCTGGACTAGGTTCGGTCAAGGTCATGAACATCTCTTCCTACAGCTTCACTGTCACATGGTCAGCCCCACAAGGGATGTTCAAGACCTTCACCGTGATCAGAAGAGAGCCACGATCAGAGGGTGACGAAGACTACCATGAGGAGTTTGAAGAGGAGGATCTCGAAGGAGACAAGGCCTCCACTGCTAAGAACACAACTGAAGTTCAGGTACACAGTGAGAGCACCAACGCAACTGCAGCTTCTGGTAAAGCTGTTGGATCTAGAGGCAGAGCTGAAACCAAGCGGATCTCTATGGTGGTCCCTGGCAACGTACGCTCTGTGGAGTTCAGCAACCTTCGGGCAAGCACAGGCTATGTCCTGTACATATATGGTGCTGCATCTGAGAGACGATCAAAGATTCACAGAGTAACTGCAGTTACAG GTCCTGAGCCAGCCACCGAGATGGTTTTCAGCAATGTGACAGAGTCTTCTCTCACTGTTTCCTGGTCAAAACCAAAGACCACATTTGCAGGCTTCAGGGTCACATACACCAACATTATCACAG GGGAGATCCGCTTTGTGACTGTGGACTCTCAGCAATCTCAAGTGGTTCTGTCCAGTCTGTCCGCTGGATCCTCCTACATTATCACTGTAACTACCACACAAGGCAGAGCCCAGAGTGACGCCCTCACAGCCGTTATCACCACAG TGCCTGCCCCTCCGACACATCTGCAAGTTGTCAATGTGACAGATACCAGAGCTGTGCTGCAATGGACACCCAGTCTGGGCAAAGTAGACCGCTTCATCATCAGCTATGAGTCCTCCAAGA ctcctaatgtgacagtgacagtgatgctgTCTGGAAACTCGGTGGAGCACCAGCTGAGAGGCCTGCAGAGAGGCACCCTGTACACAGTCAAAGTCCTGAGCCAGAAGGACAGCCTCCAGAGTATGGCCATCTCAACTACATTTACTACCGCTACTG TGGTCAAAGCCAGTGAAGTGGGTGCTCGCTATGCCGTGGTGGCATGGAAGATGTCCAGTGTTGTTTATAACAGCTACAGACTGATCTACCAGgtggcaggagaggagacaaag GAGGTGATCCTGGACGGATCCATCACGGAGTATAAGCTGACAGGGCTGTTGTCGATGTCACGCTATATTGTTCTGGTACAAGGCGAGAGAGATGGACACTACACGTCTGTTGTCACGACTGAATTCATCACAG GCAAACTGCGTTTCCCTTTCCCTACTGAGTGCTCTCAGGAGCTGCTCAACGGAGCTCTGGAGTCAGGTGAGGTGGATATCTACCCGCAAGGTAAAGAGGGACGAGCGGTCAGAGTCTATTGTGACATGGAGACGGACGGAGGTGGCTGGACG GTGTTCCAGAGGAGGATGAATGGAAAGACGGATTTCTACAGAACCTGGAGTGAATACAGTGCTGGCTTTGGAAACCTCAGCGAAGAGTTCTGGCTCG GAAATGAGCTTCTTCACAACCTGACCAGTGTCGGCCCTGTAAGTCTGAGAGTGGATATGCGATCTGGAAATGACACCGCTTACGCTCACTATGCTAACTTCTCCATTGATTCAGTGGAGAGGCACTTTACTCTTACAGTGTCTGGCTACACTGGAACTGCAG GTGACTCTATGAGGTACCATAATGGGCGTCCATTCTCAGCCCGCGACAAGGACCCTGATCCTCTGGGGATCCACTGTGCCAGGGCTTACATGGGAGGCTGGTGGTACAAGAACTGCTACAAGACCAACCTCAATGGTCTTTTTGGCATCAACAGTAATAATCAG GGAATAGTCTGGATAGACTGGAAGGGTAAAGATGCCTCCATTCCCTTCACTGAGATGAAGTTCAGGCCGTCCAGGTTCTCTCCTGCAACTCATGGCTAA
- the LOC121610834 gene encoding uncharacterized protein LOC121610834 isoform X2: MERLYPQGLLLLVLFMVISDCSDISPVIASQGDDIALPCFNSTGMKSCYRVKWIKHETDVSQMKVILARPKTPKIQDAERVKWEADGSGRMSLFLTKVQKSDEGLYSCEIWQGWDAIFVINIPLKVKECKALQVVKAAPGTSVNLSCPVDMTSGQQGPQDLSWVMLKGGNAVPVNSKRAEINGTSLAIHSVNNSDSGWYRCKYKLGQTQRCFDIYLLVQVEKEAVATTSPVLTASGSISKPRKNGSSWAVIAVAAPVVIAVAMIAASIGLLIYRRCSTQRAAQQTWRPPAGSPVEHTDGYETVNLTPSEDLPHQRANSLYQQFQQEDLCT, encoded by the exons ATGGAGCGTCTCTATCCCCAGGGTCTGCTGTTGTTAGTTCTGTTTATGGTTATATCAGACTGCAGTG ACATCTCACCAGTGATTGCTTCTCAAGGAGATGATATAGCTCTTCCTTGTTTTAACTCGACTGGGATGAAGAGCTGCTACAGAGTCAAATGGATTAAGCATGAAACAGATGTCAGCCAGATGAAGGTCATCCTTGCCAGGCCTAAAACACCCAAGATCCAGGATGCCGAGCGTGTAAAATGGGAGGCTGATGGAAGTGGACGGATGTCACTTTTTCTGACAAAAGTGCAGAAATCTGATGAGGGACTGTATAGCTGTGAAATCTGGCAAGGCTGGGATGCTATTTTTGTCATAAACATACCTTTGAAAGTAAAAG AATGCAAAGCTCTCCAAGTGGTGAAGGCAGCGCCCGGCACATCTGTTAACCTGAGCTGCCCAGTGGACATGACATCAGGACAACAAGGGCCCCAAGACCTGTCCTGGGTAATGCTGAAAGGAGGCAATGCTGTACCTGTCAACTCTAAAAGGGCTGAAATTAACGGGACATCACTGGCCATCCACTCTGTGAACAACAGTGACAGTGGTTGGTACAGATGTAAATACAAGCTTGGACAAACTCAGCGCTGCTTTGACATTTATCTACTGGTCCAGG TGGAAAAGGAGGCTGTGGCCACAACATCTCcag TGCTGACAGCCAGCGGGAGTATTTCGAAACCCAGGAAGAACGGGAGCAGCTGGGCAGTTATTGCAGTTGCAGCCCCAGTCGTTATTGCTGTTGCCATGATTGCTGCATCAATAGGACTATTAATTTACCGCAGATGTAGCACCCAAAGAGCTGCGCAGCAGACCTGGAGGCCCCCAGCAG GCAGTCCTGTGGAGCACACTGACGGTTATGAGACCGTGAATCTTACACCTTCAGAGG ATCTCCCACACCAACGAGCCAACAGTCTATACCAGCAATTCCAGCAAGAAGACCTGTGTACTT GA
- the LOC121610300 gene encoding steroid 21-hydroxylase, giving the protein MAIEISLISVGAVFLVVMLFMALIGTSGQRDKCVEKDNKGSKWAVEAGLLQYLYQFLPCSSSPSLPGPPGLFLIGNMMELTHDHLPIHLTNLAQRYGNVYRLKCGNTTMVILNSCDVIREALVKKWSDFAGRPVSYTGDIVSGGGRTISLGDYNEEWRAHRRVVHSALQRCCQQSLHDVIERQALHLRKVLLDYQGSAVDLSEDFTVAASNVITTLAFGKQYDKSSLELQQLHSCLNEIVALWGSSWISALDSFPLLRKLPNPVFSRLLKEVARRDAIIQKHLNNYKSQDSKNEDAIAGSLLHGLDKHHNTEHGVLLTDVHVHMATVDLLIGGTETTAAWLNWTVAFLLHRPEVQAKVYEELCTVLEGRYPKYSDRHRLPVLCSLIHEVLRLRPVAPLAVPHRAIRDSSIAGHFIPKNTVIIPNLFGAHHDPAVWPDPYSFKPERFLEGGGGSTRALIPFGGGARLCLGESVAKMELFLFTAYLLRDFQFVPPESEASLPDLRGVASVVLKVKSYSVIARPRAD; this is encoded by the exons ATGGCAATAGAAATATCACTGATCAGTGTGGGAGCTGTGTTCCTGGTTGTTATGCTGTTCATGGCACTGATTGGCACTTCTGGTCAGAGAGACAAATGTGTAGAGAAAGACAACAAGGGAAGCAAGTGGGCAG tTGAGGCTGGCCTGCTGCAGTATCTGTATCAGttcctcccctgctcctcttctccttcactcCCAGGTCCTCCTGGCCTCTTCCTCATAGGCAATATGATGGAGCTGACACATGATCACCTGCCAATTCACCTGACCAATCTGGCACAGCGGTATGGAAACGTATATCGCCTCAAATGTGGAAACACAA ccatGGTGATTCTTAATAGCTGTGACGTCATAAGAGAAGCACTGGTGAAAAAATGGTCAGACTTTGCTGGCAGACCGGTTTCATACACAG GTGATATTGTGTCTGGGGGAGGGCGCACCATCTCTCTGGGGGACTACAATGAGGAGTGGAGGGCACATCGTCGTGTAGTCCACAGCGCTCTGCAGCGTTGCTGCCAGCAGTCGTTGCATGATGTAATTGAGAGGCAGGCGCTGCATCTGCGAAAG gttttGCTGGACTATCAAGGCAGTGCTGTAGATCTCTCAGAGGATTTCACAGTGGCAGCCAGTAATGTCATCACCACTTTGGCTTTTGGAAAACAA TATGATAAGAGCTctttggagctgcagcagctgcacagctgccTGAATGAGATTGTTGCTCTTTGGGGTTCCTCTTGGATTTCTGCTCTGGACTCCTTCCCACTGCTCAGA AAATTACCCAaccctgtgttttcccgcctccTGAAAGAGGTGGCCAGGAGAGATGCAATCATacaaaaacatctcaacaaTTACAAG TCACAAGACAGCAAAAATGAGGACGCCATCGCAGGATCCCTCCTCCACGGCCTTGACAAACATCACAACACAGAACATGGAGTG CTCCTCACAGATGTTCATGTTCACATGGCCACTGTGGACCTTCTCATCGGGGGAACAGAGACCACTGCAGCCTGGCTGAACTGGACCGTGGCCTTCCTCTTGCACAGACCAGAG GTTCAGGCCAAAGTGTATGAGGAGCTGTGCACAGTGCTGGAGGGACGATACCCCAAGTAcagtgacagacacagacttCCTGTCCTGTGCTCTCTCATCCATGAGGTGCTCAGGCTCAGGCCTGTGGCCCCGCTGGCGGTGCCACACAGAgccatcagagacagcag TATTGCAGGTCACTTCATCCCCAAGAACACAGTCATCATTCCTAATCTGTTCGGAGCTCACCACGATCCTGCAGTCTGGCCTGACCCGTACAGTTTCAAACCAG agCGCTTtctggagggaggaggaggctccACCCGTGCCCTGATCCCTTTCGGAGGTGGGGCCCGGCTCTGTCTGGGGGAGTCTGTCGCCAAAATGGAGCTCTTTCTGTTCACTGCCTACTTGCTGAGAGATTTCCAGTTCGTCCCTCCTGAGAGCGAGGCCTCTCTGCCCGACCTGAGAGGAGTTGCTAGTGTTGTGCTCAAGGTCAAGTCCTACTCAGTCATAGCACGCCCAAGAGCTGACTAA
- the LOC121610834 gene encoding uncharacterized protein LOC121610834 isoform X1 has product MERLYPQGLLLLVLFMVISDCSDISPVIASQGDDIALPCFNSTGMKSCYRVKWIKHETDVSQMKVILARPKTPKIQDAERVKWEADGSGRMSLFLTKVQKSDEGLYSCEIWQGWDAIFVINIPLKVKECKALQVVKAAPGTSVNLSCPVDMTSGQQGPQDLSWVMLKGGNAVPVNSKRAEINGTSLAIHSVNNSDSGWYRCKYKLGQTQRCFDIYLLVQVEKEAVATTSPVLTASGSISKPRKNGSSWAVIAVAAPVVIAVAMIAASIGLLIYRRCSTQRAAQQTWRPPAGSPVEHTDGYETVNLTPSEDLPHQRANSLYQQFQQEDLCTFHY; this is encoded by the exons ATGGAGCGTCTCTATCCCCAGGGTCTGCTGTTGTTAGTTCTGTTTATGGTTATATCAGACTGCAGTG ACATCTCACCAGTGATTGCTTCTCAAGGAGATGATATAGCTCTTCCTTGTTTTAACTCGACTGGGATGAAGAGCTGCTACAGAGTCAAATGGATTAAGCATGAAACAGATGTCAGCCAGATGAAGGTCATCCTTGCCAGGCCTAAAACACCCAAGATCCAGGATGCCGAGCGTGTAAAATGGGAGGCTGATGGAAGTGGACGGATGTCACTTTTTCTGACAAAAGTGCAGAAATCTGATGAGGGACTGTATAGCTGTGAAATCTGGCAAGGCTGGGATGCTATTTTTGTCATAAACATACCTTTGAAAGTAAAAG AATGCAAAGCTCTCCAAGTGGTGAAGGCAGCGCCCGGCACATCTGTTAACCTGAGCTGCCCAGTGGACATGACATCAGGACAACAAGGGCCCCAAGACCTGTCCTGGGTAATGCTGAAAGGAGGCAATGCTGTACCTGTCAACTCTAAAAGGGCTGAAATTAACGGGACATCACTGGCCATCCACTCTGTGAACAACAGTGACAGTGGTTGGTACAGATGTAAATACAAGCTTGGACAAACTCAGCGCTGCTTTGACATTTATCTACTGGTCCAGG TGGAAAAGGAGGCTGTGGCCACAACATCTCcag TGCTGACAGCCAGCGGGAGTATTTCGAAACCCAGGAAGAACGGGAGCAGCTGGGCAGTTATTGCAGTTGCAGCCCCAGTCGTTATTGCTGTTGCCATGATTGCTGCATCAATAGGACTATTAATTTACCGCAGATGTAGCACCCAAAGAGCTGCGCAGCAGACCTGGAGGCCCCCAGCAG GCAGTCCTGTGGAGCACACTGACGGTTATGAGACCGTGAATCTTACACCTTCAGAGG ATCTCCCACACCAACGAGCCAACAGTCTATACCAGCAATTCCAGCAAGAAGACCTGTGTACTT TCCATTATTAG
- the LOC121610833 gene encoding uncharacterized protein LOC121610833 — MASCWLLRLCLLSLTHAAAGLHSSDHLMMMFALQGDGVTLPCGIPSIESCSSVNWSEAGEFGSVTEVVKAGKVTAKNVPRLGFLQDCSLRIHHLELNDARLYSCGSGPLNSSVLLQILKLTESSTPANGTIELQCYLNTFMGHGPCNSRGIQIKWSSDDNTPLGGNRFGVENPSACFSKLIIRKKVTDHHRKWKCMLFQNDTIKATISYTTTVKDGVEEVFAAVGESVSLTCGNTSSLGASGSVEWAVGGRTLTDHMSPHRSQTKAFHVNTDSSLVIGKVSALHAGDYQCSESTGQQKVLHKIRLHTLDVTSECGPGRYNLTLTCVLTCSQECEKDFNLTWSGSSRNSWQSSLISDNNTLIKRLFLPVSPVTSDELTCLVHREGDVMASKRWPTVDSLQTRAWLALPLGLLLCLAAGGLYIYTKRKQKKDAGNEQSTIGMTHVYDAIQDADDEELHQQRGSKREAATTDSFYDLLQAVN, encoded by the exons ATGGCTTCCTGTTGGTTGTTAAGACTCTGCCTTCTTTCTCTGACACACGCAGCAGCTGGACTTCACTCATCTG AtcatttgatgatgatgtttgccTTACAAGGAGATGGTGTTACTTTGCCCTGCGGCATACCCTCTATTGAATCCTGCTCCTCTGTTAACTGGAGCGAGGCTGGAGAGTTTGGATCAGTAACTGAGGTGGTGAAGGCCGGGAAGGTGACGGCTAAAAACGTCCCGAGACTCGGCTTTCTGCAGGACTGCTCTCTGCGGATCCATCACCTGGAGCTCAATGATGCACGACTTTACTCTTGCGGCAGCGGACCACTCAACTCGAGTGTTTTGCTTCAGATTCTTAAAC ttACTGAGAGCTCGACTCCTGCGAATGGTACAATAGAGCTTCAGTGTTACCTCAATACATTTATGGGACATGGCCCTTGTAACAGCAGAGGGATACAAATCAAGTGGAGTTCTGATGATAACACGCCTTTGGGTGGAAATAGATTTGGCGTTGAAAATCCCTCTGCATGCTTCTCTAAGTTGAtcatcagaaaaaaagtgacagaccatcacaggaaatggaaatgcaTGCTGTTTCAGAATGACACGATTAAAGCCACCATCAGCTATACAACAACAGTAAAAG ATGGTGTAGAGGAAGTGTTTGCTGCAGTGGGTGAGTCAGTGTCACTCACTTGTGGCAACACTTCCTCTCTCGGTGCGAGTGGCAGCGTGGAGTGGGCCGTGGGTGGAAGGACACTGACAGATCATATGTCACCCCATAGAAGCCAAACAAAGGCATTTCATGTGAACACAGACTCATCACTGGTCATCGGCAAAGTGAGTGCTCTGCACGCCGGGGACTACCAGTGTTCAGAGTCCACCGGTCAGCAAAAGGTGTTGCACAAAATCAGGCTGCATACCCTCGATG TCACTTCAGAGTGTGGGCCAGGAAGATATAATCTCACCTTAACGTGCGTGCTCACCTGCAGTCAAGAATGTGAAAAAGACTTCAATTTAACCTGGTCTGGAAGTAGCCGAAACAGCTGGCAGAGCAGTTTAATAAGTGACAATAACACTCTTATAAAAAGGCTGTTTCTCCCAGTTTCACCTGTGACGTCAGATGAATTAACCTGCTTAGTGCATAGGGAGGGTGATGTGATGGCGTCAAAGAGGTGGCCCACCGTTGACT CTCTGCAAACACGTGCGTGGTTAGCCCTTCCTCTGGGGCTCCTGCTATGTCTTGCTGCTGGAGGACTCTACATAtacacaaagagaaagcagaaaaaggatGCAG GAAATGAGCAGTCGACTATTGGAATG ACTCATGTTTACGATGCCATTCAGGATGCAGATGATGAGGAACTACACCAGCAAAGAGGATCCAAAAGAGAGGCTGCCACCACCGACAGTTTCTATGATTTATTACAGGCTGTGAACTAG
- the LOC121610834 gene encoding uncharacterized protein LOC121610834 isoform X3, whose protein sequence is MISSPDSADISPVIASQGDDIALPCFNSTGMKSCYRVKWIKHETDVSQMKVILARPKTPKIQDAERVKWEADGSGRMSLFLTKVQKSDEGLYSCEIWQGWDAIFVINIPLKVKECKALQVVKAAPGTSVNLSCPVDMTSGQQGPQDLSWVMLKGGNAVPVNSKRAEINGTSLAIHSVNNSDSGWYRCKYKLGQTQRCFDIYLLVQVEKEAVATTSPVLTASGSISKPRKNGSSWAVIAVAAPVVIAVAMIAASIGLLIYRRCSTQRAAQQTWRPPAGSPVEHTDGYETVNLTPSEDLPHQRANSLYQQFQQEDLCTFHY, encoded by the exons ATGATTTCTTCACCTGATTCAGCCG ACATCTCACCAGTGATTGCTTCTCAAGGAGATGATATAGCTCTTCCTTGTTTTAACTCGACTGGGATGAAGAGCTGCTACAGAGTCAAATGGATTAAGCATGAAACAGATGTCAGCCAGATGAAGGTCATCCTTGCCAGGCCTAAAACACCCAAGATCCAGGATGCCGAGCGTGTAAAATGGGAGGCTGATGGAAGTGGACGGATGTCACTTTTTCTGACAAAAGTGCAGAAATCTGATGAGGGACTGTATAGCTGTGAAATCTGGCAAGGCTGGGATGCTATTTTTGTCATAAACATACCTTTGAAAGTAAAAG AATGCAAAGCTCTCCAAGTGGTGAAGGCAGCGCCCGGCACATCTGTTAACCTGAGCTGCCCAGTGGACATGACATCAGGACAACAAGGGCCCCAAGACCTGTCCTGGGTAATGCTGAAAGGAGGCAATGCTGTACCTGTCAACTCTAAAAGGGCTGAAATTAACGGGACATCACTGGCCATCCACTCTGTGAACAACAGTGACAGTGGTTGGTACAGATGTAAATACAAGCTTGGACAAACTCAGCGCTGCTTTGACATTTATCTACTGGTCCAGG TGGAAAAGGAGGCTGTGGCCACAACATCTCcag TGCTGACAGCCAGCGGGAGTATTTCGAAACCCAGGAAGAACGGGAGCAGCTGGGCAGTTATTGCAGTTGCAGCCCCAGTCGTTATTGCTGTTGCCATGATTGCTGCATCAATAGGACTATTAATTTACCGCAGATGTAGCACCCAAAGAGCTGCGCAGCAGACCTGGAGGCCCCCAGCAG GCAGTCCTGTGGAGCACACTGACGGTTATGAGACCGTGAATCTTACACCTTCAGAGG ATCTCCCACACCAACGAGCCAACAGTCTATACCAGCAATTCCAGCAAGAAGACCTGTGTACTT TCCATTATTAG
- the LOC121610275 gene encoding allograft inflammatory factor 1-like: protein MDGCVQGGKAYGLLKSQQEEKLNSINEAFLSDPQYAEEEDLSLKLEMFKNKYMEFDLNDNGEIDIMGLKRMLEKLGLAKTHLELKKMMSEVVGGTLKDTISYHDFLNMMLGKRNAILKLILMFEGMGKEQEPKDVAPPRRKTFSDLP from the exons ATGGACGGCTGTGTTCAAG GAGGCAAAGCATACGGTCTTCTCAAGTCTCAGCAGGAAGAAAAGCTGAACTCCATCAATGAG GCCTTTCTCTCAGATCCCCAGTATGCAGAAGAGGAAGACCTTAGCTTAAAGcttgaaatgtttaaaa ACAAGTACATGGAGTTTGATCTTAACGACAATGGAGAAATAG atataaTGGGACTGAAACGGATGCTGGAAAAACTTGGATTGGCCAAGACTCACTTAGAGCTGAAAAAGATGATGTCAGAGGTGGTTGGAGGAACACTGAAAGACACTATCAGCTACCACGACTTCCTGAATATGATGCTgggaaaaagaaatgcaattcTAAAACT GATCTTGATGTTTGAAGGCATGGGAAAGGAGCAGGAGCCCAAAGATGTGGCACCACCTCGTCGCAAAACCTTTTCAGACCTGCCCTGA